The Camelina sativa cultivar DH55 chromosome 18, Cs, whole genome shotgun sequence DNA window caacttccaacaaaacttcaaattcaaaaacccaTATCTGTGATTATAAAGATGGGTGATGTCTTTATCATTTGGTAATCTGGTTTGTCGTTTACTTCGTCCTCCCTCGAAATTAGCATTAACTAAGAGCATGTTTAGTAGTGGGAGTCTCTCACAACATGCTCTAATGCATCATAACATAAGAAACCTTCCAGTCTGGAACAAGTAAACGGGATTAGCTGAATCCATtttaaacaaaccaaccattttAATAAAAAGCAACGAATTACAAATTTCAACAGCAAActgaaaagttataaaaaatggGAAACCAACACAATCACACATAAAGTAAGTCTTCTTAAAACAAGAATCAATATGAGAGTTTTGGACGTCAGATATTCAAAGGAGTTGTGGTTGAGTCATCGATCTTCTTAGATCTCCAGATTCCGTTTCGATCACAGGGGCAGAATGTTACTCTGGGACACTCATAGCTCTCCAACAATCTCAGATTTGGGAAGAGTTTATTCAGCTCTCTCCATTCCACTTTTAGCTTTATTAGGGACGTGAGACGTAAAACCTCAACACCACATTTTGTTGGCTCTCCTGCAGGTAAAGCACCGAATCCTTTGAGTCGTTTCGAGCTTCCGAGACGGAGCTTTTCCAGGTAAAGAAGGTTCTGAGGCCAAAGCCACTCTGGAAGCTCCCTATCAGGAAAACGCTGCAGGTCCAGCTTCCTTAACTGTCTAGGAAGTTCCTTAATATCACGCCAACTCCGCTCATACTCCTCCTGCTCTTCTGTCTCATCTTTGTTTAAATGCTTCTTCTTTAGGATAACTTTGCTTCCCCACCGCACGTTCAGGTTTTCAAGTACTTTGAATTCTTTTATATCATCAATCAACTTATCTAAAGGATAAGCCTCTCGGTGTACGATAACACTAAGCTTTCTCAGATTCGCTAAGCGCTTCAGAGCAGGCAGTTTACAGGTTTTTGCTGTATCAACATCACCTAGCACAAAGCCTTTGAGTACCTCTAGATTGTCTAGCCTAGACAATCCAACGGGAATGCTCTCTAAGGCCTCACAGCCAGTCAAATCCAAGTAGACTAGACTCTTGAGCTTATGTATGTCATCTGGAAGCTGTTCCATGTTATAGCAATGCCTGAGGTCCAAGATGATCAGCTTGTTGAGCTTGCAAGCAGAACGGCTAAGGCTTTTAATGGTTGAGATACCTTGAAAACTCAAAAACCTTAACCTCGTCAAGGAACTCAAATCTTTCATAACTCTACGGCTATCCATTTCAATCTCTTGGTCGGTTCTCTCCCACTTATCCATTTCAATCCCCGGGTCGATTCTCTCCCACCTACCAAGATAAAGAACTCTAAGCTTCTTCATACGCGTAAACCACTTGCGCGTGAATTCAGGGAACCTCTCGGAAACATTGAACACTGTTTCGATGTTTTCTGGATTCATTTTGGTTCtgctttttgcttcttcttggaGTGACGACCCTTCCACAAGGCAGACCTTGTTCAGTTCTGATTTCTGCATGTTTGGCTTCTCCTTTTCATCATACATATGAAAAAGCCCTATCTTCTTGGAGATAAGAACCAATGAAGCATGCACAAAAGGGGTCATCTTATAGCTACTTGGCTCCAGTTTGCGTTTGTTTTTAACAGGTTCAATCAAGTTTTCCTTCGTGAAAACATCAAGAATCTCCTTCACTTTAACTTCGGCATTTAAAACAGGCAGCACCCCCTCCCCCATCCACCAGTACATCAGCATCTTTCTATCCACCTCTTTATTCTCCGGGAACACAGCAAAACTCAGCAGGCAAATCCTCTGTTCATCATCTTTAAGACCCTCGAATTTTCGTTTTACATCTCTGAAAACCGCGAGTCTTTTGAGAGCTTGTTCGTTTGCATGGATTCCGGGCAAGCAGACAATGCGTTTTTTACTCTTGTCTCCTTCTTGATCAACTGGTGCTGCTTTCTTCTGTTTCTGCCTCTCAGAAGACATAGGTACCTTCCTTATTAAGTTCAAAACCATGGCGGTGATATCTGTCAAGTCTTTACTGGTTAAACTCATATCGGAGGGCTCCACTTTTCTAACCTCACCATCAAGCAAACCCAGCTGCTCATCCACATCTAACTGAAGTCTCCTCATGTATTTTACTTTACGCTTTAAGCGACGAAGAGAAATCTGTAGCTTACGAATCGGATTGACAAGATCGTCAGGCGGGGGAATCTGAGGAGGCGCGCTTTTGCTTCTTTCCAAACTGTTTTGCTGCGTCGTCTCCACCAAGGTTTCTTCTTCCCCCCGAATCTCAACATCAATGCTCTTAGAGGAAGGTAACACATGCTCTTGAGTATGTTCTCTTTTTACTCCTTCGTCACTAGTATCTTGAAGTTGAATAGCTGAATGTAGTTTATTTACAATGTTGATGATCGAATCAATTGTAGCTGACTGCTTCAACTCCTTGCGGCTCATGACTCCTTATCACTTCAAAGCTTACCTTAAAAACAACCAAATTCCCCAATAACAAACCGAACCATTCCAGTAATTCAAAAAGTCAAATGTAATTTCCCTTATCAGCTctcattcatgttttttttttttttttttatgctaacAATTTTAAACAGATTGTTCAAAAAACCATAAACAGATTATTCAAAACCATAAATAGTAGTTGCTACAGTAAAAATCTGTTTCTTCATTCCCCAACTCTAATCACCTATATCATCGATCGTTAATTCTAATTTTCTATAAAGCAAATCTTATTACCCTTCCAAAACGATTGTCATCACAAATTAAAGCTTAATGGGGACAAAAGATAAAGCTCTTACCGAGAGGGTACATGAGATTCTGGCTAGAATCGGGATGGGACGGTTTTCCAGTCGAAGTGAAATATGTGTGAGgcaaaaattaaagagaaggTCAAGTGCCTCTGGTAGAATGATCAGTAGctcctgcattttttttttcttctaataagaGCTAATTTTTATTCAGTtagtaaaatagaaaatcattTAATATGTTTGGTTAAGCTCCGGTTTTCACCCAGTGAaattagtataaaaaaaaaaaagctacatATGCCGGAGTAAAAAAGCTATGTATCTAGAGCTCGATTGGATTAAAGGCAGTCGATACCAGTACATATGCCGGAGTAAAAATTTGCGTAAGTGGTTTTGTTGCGGATTTAAATGTTGTTATTGTTTTACCAACAGTTAGTTGATTGTATTCATAATTGGTTGACAACAGTTACAGTGGTTTAATATCAAAcattttcaaacatatataaaacccaaaacataccgtatataaaaatatatatactaagaaaaaagttttagttgtatttttatattttagtttactaaacgtgtatatatatatatatatatatttaagaatgaGATATACTCTAATATAAAATACTAGGTAACAACACGCACTATTTacgggataaatcgatttaaagaaaattattattgtagaaccaatatttgtttgtgtcaaacataatatgtatctgaagttttttatttatttcttcaaaGCTGTGTTTTTCGTGTAAAAATGCATTTCACCCGTGAAttatgtgaacgtggtaaagaaaatatttataaaatgttacaatatatggaaatatatattttttgtgtgttttaaaaatcaaattttatatttatggttaatgGAGTAACTATAACACTttttcataatctaataatcactcattttaaatacattatgattttttttttggtactaagtttatttatgatgataagggttattgtcttattcctttttaatagcacatagattAATGTAGAATTAGAACATATATTCCTATTcggttttcaatatttttatttttgaatgaataatcacacgaaatgttgagattaattagtttgcatacttagatatatatatatatataaataatcacacgtcatgatatcccctaatttgttatcatttttatatttatttatgaatatatataaatctatatttattgggaattaagtttcttttaatgagttggagataattctgggataatatatttttctttttataatcaattataataactattgaaagcttgttatttaaattattatggtaa harbors:
- the LOC104760363 gene encoding disease resistance RPP13-like protein 4, which translates into the protein MSRKELKQSATIDSIINIVNKLHSAIQLQDTSDEGVKREHTQEHVLPSSKSIDVEIRGEEETLVETTQQNSLERSKSAPPQIPPPDDLVNPIRKLQISLRRLKRKVKYMRRLQLDVDEQLGLLDGEVRKVEPSDMSLTSKDLTDITAMVLNLIRKVPMSSERQKQKKAAPVDQEGDKSKKRIVCLPGIHANEQALKRLAVFRDVKRKFEGLKDDEQRICLLSFAVFPENKEVDRKMLMYWWMGEGVLPVLNAEVKVKEILDVFTKENLIEPVKNKRKLEPSSYKMTPFVHASLVLISKKIGLFHMYDEKEKPNMQKSELNKVCLVEGSSLQEEAKSRTKMNPENIETVFNVSERFPEFTRKWFTRMKKLRVLYLGRWERIDPGIEMDKWERTDQEIEMDSRRVMKDLSSLTRLRFLSFQGISTIKSLSRSACKLNKLIILDLRHCYNMEQLPDDIHKLKSLVYLDLTGCEALESIPVGLSRLDNLEVLKGFVLGDVDTAKTCKLPALKRLANLRKLSVIVHREAYPLDKLIDDIKEFKVLENLNVRWGSKVILKKKHLNKDETEEQEEYERSWRDIKELPRQLRKLDLQRFPDRELPEWLWPQNLLYLEKLRLGSSKRLKGFGALPAGEPTKCGVEVLRLTSLIKLKVEWRELNKLFPNLRLLESYECPRVTFCPCDRNGIWRSKKIDDSTTTPLNI